A genomic window from Periweissella cryptocerci includes:
- a CDS encoding SpaA isopeptide-forming pilin-related protein — MLKRHSKKFASILFLVLGLVTMFTTTNPVTAEKREQMNISTIRNTTGETNPINFVMFDLENAHVKNALTEAPFDVENYDLASMSYGDASKLYLTLKNLADADDSGLSLADVGIISEDKVTKSDNSSSSLFTNVATFTDDNQEHPHQYILYELNRAGAQSYAEPKLIDYDNLDRESELEEGDDVDFVTVTPKTNYPLGSYHFIKTDGTNPLPGATFAIFNYNDSFDPAHFDFSTLFNSESNEFDSTKLPTGVTAVTHEVEGQKKPAPLTSTSNDEGLVFFGDIDWASYTKPNFFVIETNAPNKYHLNTTPLIFSFSESASNGSTVITGDNPAEVANEPLDEILGRANFTKVRNADFSNPLAALEGATFDLYSYSVPTGIDFSAPVTDNPTFDGKGQRVVDEGGTPVSQISNPDGSFSFDFNYGIPDKVGEDVGPKYYYLVERTAPNKYVQLTLAVPFTLTPENNYTLNSGTPQQIANTPEEVEGEAYFVKQSTNGTHLAGAQFELYSYDPDEWKASDADKMALITAENPIPTVDVDGALVPAPGVTKVGDAVTSGENGTFSFKNLGLGHEFDADGNHRYYYWVEVKKPELGVGFVDPVVTTANFFELNTAYRAYPATTPVASEANPQPVINVPLRNYEGAAYFRKVITDTAVQLPGAKFQLFSIDDDYDVVANSDNLDWAKTDEHGIKPVQLGEEGNKSDAIVTSDEYGNFSFVGIPLGLADEATDIPQRFFVVELNKPAVPLDQQTTIDGFADRAAIPFTLTQASPVFPTSIPEIIGNDPIETKFGEIDFTKYSISKGVRDEEGLAGATFKVYKTNKEQTISSKKSVGTVGLSDVNGKVHIEGIPTGSSMETSTKYYYVEEVTAPDTHIKSTEKHYFSITNTNGVLTYGGSDFETNATLEATDLDFDNEEIIQEYGNAHFKKVIAGTDTGLGGATFDLYRTEEANTTTNSDPIMTGLTSSTVAGKLGELFINEIPLWMTDQAKDAAHFYLVETGKPTLNGKQDVADFETNNDPIYFTLDTDNDFSFSSAEEPAKIDNTPIGHAYFAKVDAGDEKAPLPGAMFELRKAAPDQTEPNVNDPVIASTVSSEEVGHEGEISFPTIPLDDNNTGNFYVIETDAPTGYETPTTDDSKFYRFFTLNEENNFTVNDINNPFENTQTRETAHIEFKKVIEGTTEGLPGATFELRKAAAGQTVPDANDELVEVLNEGGESVNPVTSSAAIGSEGKISFDFDLGTVNANANASYNYYVIETGRSTSTDTVFEKPDATNSKFYRFFTLNKENNFSYVPTAFSDIYNIENQPLSGSAHFKKVLASNHDVALAGAEFKLFSYDPTEFNPEEASYAELIDNGSSIGTAVSTEDGSFNFANLTLNMATDNNVNNVTHFYVVETALPDIPDSESTKKPATVGFLPLEETRPTLFTLNADKLSNFKENGDLFTTTDPQLIENTAVDEIRGNAYFKKVATEGKFKNGLPGAEFKLHEISKTDFDDKNTDANDLAGTNAITKTSSNVAGHIGELWFENLDLGTTHDADNTHYYYLEESSAPTDYSLNSRSGIFFKLGDGENTLHLNENSAVSPLEIKNAPALLNGSAYFMKHDDKGRALQGATFEVRNANDNTVVAQATSDADGNISFDSAHENALPLGLVDAEDNNRRDFYLIETATPDDKYVVDNTKHQFSLSSAQLTYELTAPIINAPIKMWGSANFTKVDSNQPDNTLAGATFELWETSVAGKQQPVGTEPIATVTTKADGKVTFNKNIPLGTKVDESNEHHFYLIETNAPAGYKLETAPLYFSLGALENDAVNTTYPASGTEKIDNDPIGNAYFKKVEANTGNALPGATFELYRDNDNDGKASAGDGDPIATRVSTATGEMSFTNIDIPKNSINNYYLVETAAPFGFEKLEAPYFFKLNADYTFATVAKPTEITNTRIPVPTDPITKKEASGNPSYDFTGLETTKSWILNVNLPQTLSKMDSMNIADNYAKNWKFIVGSTQIIATMKDGSVRTLVPGVDYTETATPAANKVTWNFWKDGKPVAADAQIADVQSLQVTYSTQVTPPANGPWHGLVSSYIEDPSKNTATLTYQPTNGPEVSYDDKAEVWTGGQHFMKQDPEKNLLNNAQFVVYRVVNGKNEYLKYVKVGNDARGKVTWVAKQSQATKIKSGEGWPDDHAKTSKKGKFSVTGLADGDYWIKETKAPSLGSGISFDLLKEPAKFTITKDSWNGSTITITNVLTIWDPSTGGDDPKPKPHKPTPKPKKPIVVVPLPGNNTFPVTGGMVVTSMFILAGIWIITIALRIVKTKKVEDN, encoded by the coding sequence ATGCTAAAAAGACATTCAAAAAAATTCGCTAGCATACTTTTCTTGGTACTAGGATTAGTTACCATGTTTACGACAACTAATCCTGTCACTGCCGAGAAACGTGAGCAAATGAACATTTCAACAATTCGTAACACCACTGGGGAAACTAATCCGATTAACTTTGTGATGTTTGACCTAGAAAACGCACACGTCAAAAACGCCTTAACTGAGGCACCCTTTGATGTTGAGAACTATGATTTAGCAAGCATGTCATATGGTGATGCTTCTAAACTTTATCTGACACTGAAAAACCTAGCTGATGCAGACGACTCAGGTTTGTCACTTGCTGATGTCGGTATTATTTCAGAAGATAAAGTCACAAAAAGTGACAATAGTTCATCTTCACTATTCACTAACGTTGCCACATTTACTGACGACAATCAGGAACACCCCCACCAATACATTCTGTATGAATTGAATCGTGCTGGAGCGCAATCATATGCTGAACCTAAGTTGATTGATTACGACAACTTGGATCGTGAAAGTGAACTAGAAGAGGGCGATGATGTCGATTTCGTCACGGTGACTCCTAAAACTAACTATCCTTTAGGCTCATACCACTTCATTAAAACTGATGGTACTAACCCGCTCCCTGGAGCAACTTTTGCAATTTTTAATTACAATGATTCATTTGATCCTGCCCATTTTGATTTTTCTACATTATTTAATTCTGAGTCTAACGAATTCGATTCTACTAAGTTACCTACTGGTGTGACGGCAGTTACCCATGAAGTTGAAGGTCAAAAAAAACCAGCACCCCTAACTTCAACTTCAAACGACGAAGGGCTAGTTTTCTTCGGTGATATTGATTGGGCGAGCTACACTAAACCTAATTTCTTCGTCATCGAAACTAACGCACCTAATAAGTACCACTTAAACACAACGCCACTTATTTTCAGCTTCTCAGAAAGCGCTAGCAATGGAAGCACGGTCATTACTGGTGATAACCCCGCTGAAGTTGCCAATGAACCGTTAGACGAAATTTTAGGTCGCGCAAACTTTACTAAAGTCCGGAATGCAGACTTTAGTAACCCGCTAGCCGCATTAGAAGGGGCCACTTTTGACCTTTATTCTTATTCTGTTCCAACGGGAATTGATTTTAGTGCTCCCGTAACTGATAATCCAACATTTGATGGCAAAGGACAGCGTGTCGTAGATGAAGGCGGAACACCAGTATCACAAATTTCTAACCCCGATGGTAGTTTTTCATTCGACTTTAACTACGGCATCCCTGATAAAGTAGGCGAAGACGTTGGTCCTAAGTATTACTATCTTGTTGAACGTACAGCCCCTAATAAATACGTCCAATTGACTTTAGCAGTGCCATTCACATTGACACCTGAAAACAATTATACGTTGAACAGCGGTACCCCCCAGCAAATCGCCAACACCCCTGAAGAGGTTGAAGGTGAGGCATACTTTGTAAAACAAAGTACTAATGGTACTCACCTCGCTGGTGCACAATTTGAACTTTATAGCTACGATCCTGACGAATGGAAAGCAAGCGATGCCGATAAAATGGCATTAATCACTGCAGAAAACCCTATTCCAACTGTTGACGTTGACGGTGCCCTTGTACCTGCACCAGGTGTTACTAAAGTCGGTGACGCTGTAACATCAGGTGAAAATGGTACATTCTCATTTAAGAATCTGGGCCTTGGCCATGAATTCGATGCCGATGGTAATCATCGTTACTACTACTGGGTCGAAGTTAAAAAGCCAGAACTTGGAGTAGGTTTCGTTGATCCGGTGGTTACTACCGCAAACTTCTTTGAATTAAATACTGCATACCGAGCTTACCCTGCAACAACACCAGTGGCTTCAGAGGCTAATCCACAGCCGGTAATCAATGTGCCACTTAGAAACTATGAAGGTGCTGCATATTTCCGTAAGGTAATTACTGATACCGCGGTACAACTCCCAGGAGCTAAGTTCCAACTGTTTAGTATTGACGATGACTATGATGTTGTTGCTAATAGCGATAACTTGGACTGGGCGAAAACAGATGAACACGGTATCAAACCAGTTCAACTTGGTGAAGAAGGCAACAAGTCAGACGCGATTGTTACATCTGATGAATATGGTAATTTCTCATTTGTGGGTATTCCACTCGGACTAGCCGATGAAGCTACAGATATTCCACAACGCTTCTTCGTAGTAGAACTTAACAAGCCCGCGGTGCCACTTGACCAACAAACAACAATTGATGGTTTTGCGGATCGCGCAGCAATTCCATTCACGTTGACACAAGCATCCCCTGTCTTCCCAACCAGCATTCCCGAAATCATCGGGAATGACCCAATTGAAACGAAATTCGGTGAAATCGACTTCACTAAATACAGTATTTCAAAGGGTGTTCGTGACGAAGAAGGTCTTGCCGGTGCCACATTTAAGGTTTACAAAACTAACAAAGAACAAACAATCTCAAGCAAAAAATCTGTTGGCACGGTTGGCTTGTCAGACGTGAATGGTAAAGTTCACATCGAAGGTATTCCAACTGGTAGTTCAATGGAAACTTCAACTAAGTACTACTATGTTGAAGAAGTTACAGCCCCTGACACCCACATTAAGTCAACTGAGAAGCACTACTTCTCAATTACTAATACTAACGGTGTCCTAACATATGGTGGTTCTGACTTTGAAACTAATGCCACTTTAGAAGCAACTGATTTAGATTTTGACAATGAAGAAATTATCCAAGAATATGGTAATGCGCACTTTAAGAAGGTCATCGCCGGTACTGATACTGGTCTTGGTGGTGCAACTTTCGACCTTTACCGGACTGAAGAAGCAAACACAACTACTAACTCAGATCCAATTATGACTGGTTTAACTTCATCAACTGTCGCAGGCAAACTTGGTGAATTATTCATCAATGAAATTCCGCTTTGGATGACTGATCAAGCTAAGGATGCCGCGCACTTCTACTTAGTAGAAACTGGCAAGCCTACCTTGAACGGCAAACAAGATGTCGCTGATTTCGAAACTAATAATGATCCAATTTACTTCACATTAGATACAGATAATGACTTTAGTTTTAGCTCAGCAGAAGAACCTGCTAAGATTGACAACACGCCAATCGGGCACGCCTACTTCGCGAAGGTTGATGCCGGCGATGAGAAAGCTCCATTGCCAGGTGCAATGTTCGAACTTCGTAAAGCTGCGCCTGATCAAACGGAACCTAATGTAAACGATCCCGTAATCGCTTCTACTGTTTCATCCGAAGAAGTGGGCCATGAAGGTGAAATTTCATTCCCTACCATCCCACTAGATGATAACAATACTGGTAACTTCTATGTCATTGAAACTGATGCACCAACCGGTTATGAAACACCAACTACGGATGACAGTAAGTTTTACCGTTTCTTCACATTAAACGAAGAAAATAACTTTACGGTTAACGATATCAATAACCCATTTGAAAATACGCAAACGCGTGAAACTGCGCATATCGAATTCAAAAAGGTTATCGAAGGTACAACTGAAGGTTTACCAGGCGCAACTTTTGAACTCCGTAAAGCCGCTGCTGGTCAAACAGTCCCAGATGCAAACGATGAATTAGTTGAAGTACTCAACGAGGGTGGCGAAAGCGTTAACCCTGTCACATCATCTGCTGCAATTGGTAGCGAAGGTAAAATTTCCTTCGACTTTGATCTTGGGACAGTTAACGCCAACGCCAATGCTAGTTATAACTACTATGTAATTGAAACTGGTCGTTCAACTAGTACTGATACGGTCTTTGAAAAACCAGATGCAACTAATTCAAAGTTCTATCGTTTCTTCACTTTGAACAAGGAAAATAACTTCAGCTATGTACCAACTGCGTTTTCAGACATTTATAACATTGAAAACCAGCCATTAAGTGGTTCTGCTCACTTTAAGAAGGTACTAGCAAGCAATCATGATGTTGCACTAGCCGGTGCTGAGTTCAAACTCTTTAGTTATGATCCTACTGAATTCAACCCTGAAGAAGCTTCATACGCTGAACTCATCGATAATGGTTCTTCAATTGGTACAGCCGTATCTACAGAGGACGGTTCATTCAATTTTGCAAACCTTACTCTGAATATGGCAACCGACAACAACGTAAACAACGTAACGCATTTCTACGTCGTTGAAACTGCCTTGCCAGATATTCCTGATAGCGAAAGTACTAAGAAGCCAGCCACGGTTGGTTTCCTACCACTTGAAGAAACACGGCCAACCCTCTTTACTTTGAATGCTGATAAATTATCTAACTTCAAAGAAAATGGTGACTTGTTTACGACAACAGATCCACAATTGATTGAAAATACTGCCGTTGATGAAATTCGTGGGAATGCCTACTTTAAGAAGGTTGCCACGGAAGGTAAGTTCAAGAATGGCTTGCCTGGTGCTGAGTTTAAGTTACACGAAATCAGTAAGACTGATTTTGATGACAAAAACACGGACGCCAATGATCTTGCCGGTACAAACGCAATTACGAAAACTTCAAGTAATGTAGCTGGTCACATCGGTGAACTTTGGTTCGAAAATCTCGACTTAGGAACCACTCACGATGCTGACAACACGCACTACTACTACCTTGAAGAATCATCAGCACCAACTGATTACTCACTTAATTCTCGTAGCGGAATTTTCTTCAAGTTAGGTGATGGCGAAAATACGCTGCATCTTAATGAAAATTCAGCAGTTTCACCATTAGAAATCAAAAATGCACCAGCGCTTCTCAATGGTTCTGCTTACTTTATGAAGCATGATGATAAGGGACGCGCCCTCCAAGGTGCAACCTTTGAAGTTCGTAATGCCAACGATAACACTGTCGTTGCGCAAGCTACATCTGATGCCGATGGTAATATTTCATTCGATAGCGCTCACGAAAATGCCCTTCCACTTGGTTTAGTCGATGCGGAAGATAATAATCGTCGTGATTTCTACTTGATTGAAACAGCAACCCCAGACGACAAGTATGTGGTTGATAACACTAAGCACCAATTTAGCTTGAGCAGTGCCCAATTGACGTACGAACTTACAGCGCCAATTATTAATGCTCCTATTAAAATGTGGGGTAGTGCTAACTTTACTAAGGTTGATTCTAACCAGCCTGATAACACATTAGCCGGCGCAACTTTCGAACTTTGGGAAACTTCAGTTGCTGGTAAACAACAACCTGTTGGTACTGAACCAATTGCGACGGTAACTACTAAGGCCGATGGTAAAGTAACATTTAACAAGAACATTCCGCTTGGAACAAAGGTCGATGAAAGTAATGAACACCACTTCTACTTAATCGAAACTAATGCTCCAGCTGGTTATAAACTTGAAACAGCACCACTTTACTTCTCATTAGGGGCCCTCGAAAACGATGCGGTTAACACAACTTATCCTGCATCAGGTACTGAAAAGATTGATAATGATCCAATTGGTAACGCCTACTTCAAGAAGGTTGAAGCTAATACCGGTAATGCGTTGCCTGGTGCAACCTTTGAACTCTACCGCGATAACGATAACGATGGTAAAGCATCCGCCGGTGATGGTGATCCAATTGCAACTCGTGTCTCAACTGCAACTGGTGAAATGTCATTTACTAATATTGATATTCCAAAGAACAGCATCAACAACTACTACTTGGTAGAAACAGCCGCACCATTTGGATTTGAAAAACTTGAAGCACCATACTTCTTCAAGTTGAATGCTGATTATACCTTTGCAACGGTCGCTAAGCCTACTGAAATCACCAACACCCGTATTCCAGTACCAACTGACCCAATCACTAAGAAAGAAGCTAGTGGTAACCCTAGTTACGACTTCACTGGTTTAGAAACAACTAAATCATGGATTCTGAACGTTAACTTGCCACAAACCCTTTCTAAGATGGACAGTATGAACATCGCGGATAATTACGCGAAAAACTGGAAGTTTATTGTTGGTAGTACCCAAATCATTGCCACAATGAAAGACGGTTCAGTTCGGACCCTTGTACCTGGCGTAGACTACACTGAAACCGCCACTCCAGCTGCTAACAAGGTTACTTGGAACTTCTGGAAAGACGGCAAACCCGTCGCAGCCGACGCCCAAATCGCTGACGTGCAGAGCTTACAAGTAACGTATTCAACCCAAGTTACCCCACCCGCAAATGGGCCTTGGCACGGATTAGTAAGCTCATACATTGAAGATCCAAGTAAAAATACCGCAACGCTCACTTACCAACCAACCAACGGCCCTGAAGTCTCATACGACGACAAAGCTGAAGTTTGGACGGGTGGTCAACACTTCATGAAGCAAGATCCTGAAAAGAACTTGCTAAACAACGCTCAATTCGTTGTTTACCGGGTAGTCAACGGTAAGAATGAATACTTGAAGTACGTGAAGGTTGGCAACGATGCACGCGGTAAAGTAACTTGGGTTGCCAAGCAATCACAAGCTACTAAGATTAAGTCTGGTGAAGGCTGGCCTGATGACCACGCTAAAACTAGCAAAAAAGGTAAATTTAGCGTGACCGGTTTAGCCGATGGCGATTACTGGATCAAAGAAACCAAAGCACCATCACTTGGTTCAGGTATCTCATTTGATCTACTTAAGGAACCCGCTAAATTCACAATCACCAAGGATTCATGGAATGGTTCGACAATTACAATTACCAACGTCTTAACAATCTGGGATCCAAGTACTGGTGGTGACGATCCAAAACCTAAGCCACACAAACCAACTCCTAAGCCTAAAAAGCCTATCGTAGTTGTACCATTACCAGGTAATAACACATTCCCTGTAACTGGTGGCATGGTTGTAACAAGCATGTTTATCCTCGCTGGTATCTGGATTATCACGATTGCATTACGTATCGTGAAAACCAAAAAAGTCGAAGATAACTAA
- a CDS encoding class C sortase yields the protein MEKKRRFKIKPLDIVMGTVLIVGLLVLAYPFVTNAMSSFQQTRVVNEYRKKINTMPDAKREGVDKWIREHNRSLRTPDQPIDHGAPANVADPFVSNKKATKNDVTAKAKPNAVKTKVGEVIGVLEVPKIDEVLPIYSGTNVYQLQNGVGLVEGTSIPFKQKGIHSVLAGHRGLPTASVFRYLDKLKKGDYFFVEENGHRYAYKVNDIRIVSPKEATKFEIDKDKNYVSLLTCTPYMVNSHRLVVRGYQVPMPEGVKSGWPWWTPYLIGFLAIILTALARYLYRRHQIKQDISSSG from the coding sequence ATGGAAAAAAAACGTAGGTTTAAAATTAAACCGCTCGACATCGTGATGGGGACCGTTCTAATCGTCGGTTTGTTGGTCTTGGCATATCCATTTGTGACAAATGCCATGTCATCATTTCAACAGACGCGCGTAGTTAATGAATACCGCAAAAAAATCAACACCATGCCGGACGCAAAACGGGAAGGGGTTGATAAGTGGATTCGTGAACATAATCGCTCACTTAGAACTCCCGATCAACCGATTGATCACGGTGCACCGGCAAATGTCGCCGATCCATTTGTCAGTAATAAAAAAGCAACTAAAAACGATGTCACGGCAAAAGCAAAACCCAACGCCGTTAAAACTAAGGTCGGCGAGGTCATCGGGGTACTAGAAGTACCCAAAATTGATGAAGTTCTCCCTATATATTCCGGGACGAATGTTTACCAGCTCCAAAATGGGGTTGGCTTAGTCGAAGGAACCTCAATTCCATTCAAGCAAAAAGGCATTCATAGTGTGCTTGCTGGTCACCGTGGTTTACCCACCGCGTCAGTTTTCCGTTATTTAGATAAACTAAAAAAAGGCGACTACTTCTTCGTGGAAGAAAATGGTCACCGCTACGCATATAAAGTTAATGATATTCGGATTGTCTCGCCAAAAGAGGCCACTAAATTCGAAATTGATAAAGATAAAAATTATGTATCCTTGTTAACTTGCACCCCCTACATGGTTAACTCACACCGATTAGTGGTGCGTGGTTACCAAGTACCAATGCCCGAAGGAGTTAAATCGGGTTGGCCATGGTGGACGCCATACTTAATTGGCTTCCTGGCAATCATCTTGACTGCCCTCGCCCGTTACTTATATCGGCGCCACCAGATCAAGCAAGACATTAGTAGTAGTGGTTGA